The following coding sequences are from one Collimonas arenae window:
- a CDS encoding helix-turn-helix transcriptional regulator — translation MDDAGKRKALGDFIKTQRTQLASAELNLSGSSRRRTPGLRREEVAQLCGISVTWYTWIEQGRTVSVSTAALARIADALHLSRAKRAYLFELSGKKDPQSRDTAGQEIPDEILAITANIKTPAYLLDRHWNAVAWNRAAKTLFVGWLDQKTGSKNLLEYTYSTPSAAILISDWEQRARRLVAEFRADCGMYLDEPQIADLVTRLSANSATFKRAWSLHDVIEKEGGERRFNHPTLGQLAYRQVNLRVANRPELKLVMLLPD, via the coding sequence ATGGACGATGCCGGCAAACGCAAGGCCCTCGGTGACTTCATCAAGACCCAGCGTACCCAGCTGGCGTCGGCGGAACTGAACCTGAGCGGCAGCTCGCGCCGCCGCACGCCGGGGCTGCGGCGCGAAGAAGTTGCGCAATTGTGCGGCATCAGCGTGACCTGGTACACCTGGATCGAGCAAGGACGCACTGTTTCAGTATCTACGGCTGCGCTGGCGCGCATTGCCGATGCGTTGCACCTGTCGCGGGCCAAGCGCGCCTATTTATTTGAACTGTCGGGCAAAAAGGATCCGCAATCGCGAGATACGGCCGGCCAGGAAATTCCAGATGAAATACTCGCCATCACCGCCAACATCAAGACACCAGCCTACTTGCTGGATCGCCACTGGAATGCCGTCGCCTGGAATCGCGCCGCCAAAACCCTGTTCGTCGGCTGGCTCGATCAAAAGACCGGCAGCAAGAATCTGCTGGAGTACACCTACTCCACGCCTTCCGCAGCAATCTTGATCAGTGATTGGGAGCAACGGGCACGCCGTCTAGTGGCGGAATTTCGCGCCGATTGCGGGATGTATCTGGATGAGCCACAAATTGCCGACCTGGTCACGCGCCTGAGCGCCAACAGCGCTACGTTCAAGCGCGCCTGGAGCCTGCACGACGTGATTGAGAAGGAAGGCGGCGAGCGCCGCTTTAATCATCCGACCCTCGGTCAGCTGGCGTACCGTCAAGTTAATCTGCGGGTCGCCAACCGGCCAGAACTGAAGCTGGTAATGCTGCTGCCGGATTGA
- a CDS encoding class I SAM-dependent methyltransferase → MTAARNHDKVISEQFGSTAAAYLTSTVHAQGADLQQLADYAARFPQGRALDVGCGGGHASFAIAPQVAQVVAYDLASEMLEVVRQAAVARGLENLSVKRGSADQLPFEDNSFDLVCTRYSAHHWKDLPHALSEMARVLKPGGKCVVIDTASPEDVLADTYLQSIELLRDTSHVRNRSLSAWVALLAQAGFKVTANNGWKLALQFDTWVARMRTPSERVVAIKSLWDAAPSEVSTYFGVQADYSFSIDSVLIECGK, encoded by the coding sequence ATGACCGCCGCACGCAACCACGACAAGGTGATTTCCGAGCAGTTCGGTAGCACCGCCGCAGCTTATCTGACCAGCACCGTCCACGCGCAGGGTGCCGACTTGCAGCAGTTGGCCGACTACGCTGCCCGGTTCCCGCAAGGCAGGGCGCTTGACGTCGGCTGCGGAGGTGGGCACGCCAGCTTTGCGATCGCGCCGCAAGTCGCTCAGGTGGTCGCGTACGATCTGGCGAGCGAAATGCTGGAAGTGGTGCGGCAAGCGGCCGTTGCGCGAGGCCTGGAAAATCTCTCTGTAAAGCGGGGGAGTGCGGATCAGTTGCCGTTCGAAGACAACTCCTTCGATCTTGTATGTACCCGCTACAGTGCGCATCATTGGAAAGACCTGCCGCATGCATTGTCGGAAATGGCGCGCGTGCTCAAGCCTGGCGGCAAATGCGTCGTCATCGATACGGCTTCGCCGGAAGACGTGTTGGCCGATACCTACCTGCAATCGATTGAGTTGTTGCGCGATACCTCGCATGTGCGCAATCGCAGCCTGTCGGCCTGGGTGGCTTTGCTGGCCCAGGCTGGGTTCAAGGTGACGGCGAATAATGGCTGGAAGCTGGCATTGCAGTTCGATACCTGGGTGGCACGGATGCGCACGCCATCCGAGCGGGTGGTTGCTATCAAATCATTGTGGGATGCGGCGCCGTCGGAAGTGTCGACTTACTTCGGCGTGCAAGCGGATTATTCTTTTTCCATCGATTCCGTGTTGATCGAGTGCGGCAAATAA
- the pbpG gene encoding D-alanyl-D-alanine endopeptidase has translation MGKSALVVFLSLFLVLAIAPATPAFAETKHVSAKKNTKKTAAKTTSKTASKTSSSKKTAAAGGSRKHQVIAARGHKQGSIASFDKNEKLVKKVVMVHGRRKVTYQRVAFAPVVPALPPVLSAGEQAGLNLTRDPLELKSSVALVLDQNSSEVLLDKNSQVALPIASLTKLMTSMVVVESKQDMNEVLSVTDDDIDREKHSSSRLRIGSQLTRADMLHIALMSSENRAASALGRNYPGGLPAFVAAMNAKAKALGMTETHYVDSTGLSHLNVASARDLSRLVMAAYQHPIIRQYSTDSKYVVEPGGRSLQYSTSNHLVENPEWQIGLQKTGYINEAGRCMVMQTTIDGRQIVMVFLDSRGKYSRQADADRVRRWLAESHPSTLTGVKVADRQS, from the coding sequence ATGGGCAAATCCGCGCTAGTTGTTTTTTTGTCACTCTTCCTGGTGCTCGCGATTGCGCCCGCTACTCCTGCTTTTGCCGAAACAAAACATGTTAGCGCTAAGAAGAACACAAAAAAAACTGCGGCTAAAACAACTTCCAAGACGGCTTCCAAAACATCCTCCAGCAAGAAAACTGCCGCTGCCGGTGGTTCCAGAAAACATCAGGTAATTGCAGCCCGCGGCCACAAGCAAGGCAGCATTGCATCGTTCGACAAAAACGAAAAGCTGGTCAAGAAAGTAGTGATGGTGCATGGCCGCCGCAAGGTGACTTATCAGCGCGTCGCTTTTGCGCCGGTAGTGCCTGCCTTGCCTCCGGTCCTGTCGGCCGGCGAGCAGGCTGGATTGAACCTGACACGCGATCCGCTGGAATTGAAATCCAGCGTCGCACTGGTACTGGACCAGAACAGCTCGGAAGTTTTGCTGGACAAGAATTCCCAGGTCGCCTTGCCGATCGCATCGCTGACCAAGCTGATGACCAGCATGGTGGTGGTCGAATCGAAGCAGGACATGAACGAAGTATTGAGCGTGACCGACGATGATATCGATCGCGAAAAACACAGCAGCTCGCGCTTGCGCATTGGTTCGCAACTGACCCGTGCCGACATGCTGCACATTGCCTTGATGAGTTCCGAGAATCGTGCAGCATCTGCGCTTGGCCGCAACTATCCAGGTGGCTTGCCGGCGTTCGTCGCCGCCATGAATGCCAAAGCCAAAGCGCTGGGCATGACAGAAACCCACTATGTCGATTCCACAGGGCTGTCGCACCTGAACGTCGCCAGCGCTCGCGATTTGTCGCGCTTGGTGATGGCGGCTTATCAGCATCCAATCATTCGTCAGTACTCGACGGATTCCAAGTATGTCGTCGAACCAGGCGGCCGTTCGCTGCAATATTCGACATCCAATCATCTGGTCGAAAATCCTGAATGGCAGATCGGCCTGCAAAAGACAGGCTACATCAACGAAGCAGGACGCTGCATGGTCATGCAGACGACTATCGATGGTCGTCAGATCGTGATGGTGTTCCTTGATTCGCGTGGCAAGTATTCGCGCCAGGCAGATGCTGATCGCGTACGCCGCTGGCTGGCTGAATCGCATCCATCGACCTTGACTGGAGTCAAGGTTGCAGACCGCCAAAGTTAA
- a CDS encoding IclR family transcriptional regulator — protein MKTATTDDAGKISIQVIERMISLLDTLALYPDPVSLKELSAVTGLHPSTAHRILNDLVVKRFVDRSEPGSYRLGMRLLELGNVVKSRLNVREAALDFMRGLHRKTNQTVNLSVRQSDEIVYIDRAFSERSGMQVVRAIGGRAPLHLTSTGKLFLSIDDPKMVRAYATRTGLAGHNKNSITDLSKLERELSLVRALGYARDNEELELGVRCMAAGIRDDSGKMVAGLSISAPADRLQEEWVEDLISTANQISAVLGYSSQQ, from the coding sequence ATGAAAACAGCCACGACTGACGACGCCGGTAAAATTTCCATCCAGGTCATCGAACGCATGATTTCGCTGCTGGATACGCTGGCGCTCTACCCCGATCCGGTCAGCCTGAAAGAACTTTCGGCGGTCACCGGCCTGCATCCCTCCACAGCGCACCGCATTCTCAACGACCTGGTGGTGAAACGCTTCGTCGACCGCTCCGAGCCTGGCAGCTATCGGCTTGGCATGCGCTTGCTTGAACTGGGCAATGTGGTCAAGAGTCGCCTTAATGTGCGTGAAGCTGCGCTCGATTTTATGCGCGGCCTACATCGCAAGACCAATCAGACGGTGAACCTGTCGGTACGCCAGAGCGATGAAATCGTCTACATCGACCGTGCCTTTTCCGAGCGCTCCGGCATGCAGGTAGTGCGCGCCATCGGCGGCCGCGCACCGTTGCACCTGACCTCGACCGGCAAGCTGTTCCTGTCCATCGACGATCCGAAAATGGTGCGCGCCTACGCCACCCGCACCGGCCTGGCCGGCCATAACAAGAATTCCATCACCGACCTCAGCAAGCTGGAACGTGAACTGAGCCTGGTGCGTGCACTCGGCTATGCACGCGACAACGAGGAACTGGAACTCGGCGTGCGCTGCATGGCGGCCGGCATTCGCGACGATTCCGGCAAGATGGTGGCTGGACTGTCGATCTCGGCGCCGGCAGATCGCTTGCAGGAAGAATGGGTCGAGGATTTGATCAGCACCGCGAACCAGATTTCCGCCGTGCTCGGCTACTCGTCCCAGCAGTAA
- a CDS encoding diacylglycerol kinase, with protein MSKKPQSPQSQEPTQRISEFKSTSGFKRIFSAFFYSIEGFKSAWKNEHAFRQELMLVIPGIIVALLLPVSAIQKLMLIAVLVWIIIIELINSAIEAVVDRVSLERNPLSKNAKDFGSAAVLLTCILAVATWAVILYPLLFS; from the coding sequence ATGAGCAAAAAACCGCAATCACCGCAGTCGCAAGAGCCTACGCAGCGCATCAGCGAATTCAAGAGCACCAGCGGTTTCAAACGAATTTTCTCGGCATTTTTCTATTCGATAGAGGGCTTCAAGTCGGCCTGGAAAAACGAGCATGCATTCCGCCAGGAGTTGATGCTGGTGATTCCCGGTATCATCGTTGCCTTGTTGTTGCCGGTTTCTGCGATCCAGAAACTGATGCTGATCGCGGTGCTGGTCTGGATCATCATCATCGAATTGATCAATTCGGCGATTGAAGCGGTGGTCGACCGGGTTTCCCTGGAGCGCAATCCGTTATCGAAGAACGCCAAGGATTTTGGCAGCGCCGCCGTGTTGCTGACCTGTATCCTGGCCGTCGCTACCTGGGCTGTCATTCTTTATCCCCTGTTGTTTTCCTGA
- a CDS encoding DeoR/GlpR family DNA-binding transcription regulator codes for MALTHLLLKERHALIRQSLQTQGRVLAQDLAQQLNVSEDTIRRDLRDLAAAGLCQRVYGGALPISHANAPLAERRMEAMERKARLARAAVRLVTADSVLFIDAGSTNLAIAEALPELPLTVITNAPTIAVALQERAAIELILIGGRVDRRSGASLGAAALRDAERLRPDLFFLGGCGIDAEAGVTCFNYEEAEFKRSLAVASRAVAVAVTSEKVGTAAPYSVLTAGHLTHLVVEQDADSEQLAAFASHGVQLLRADAE; via the coding sequence ATGGCCCTGACCCACCTCCTTCTGAAAGAGCGTCATGCGCTGATCCGGCAGTCTTTGCAGACGCAGGGACGGGTCCTGGCGCAGGATCTGGCGCAGCAATTGAATGTGTCGGAAGACACCATTCGTCGCGATTTGCGCGACCTGGCCGCAGCCGGACTGTGCCAGCGCGTGTATGGCGGCGCGCTGCCAATCTCGCACGCCAACGCGCCGCTGGCGGAACGGCGGATGGAAGCGATGGAGCGCAAGGCCCGGCTGGCACGCGCGGCGGTGCGGCTGGTTACTGCCGACAGTGTGCTGTTCATCGATGCCGGTTCGACCAACCTGGCTATCGCTGAGGCACTGCCGGAGTTGCCGTTGACTGTCATTACCAATGCGCCGACGATTGCTGTGGCGCTGCAGGAACGTGCGGCAATCGAACTGATCCTGATCGGCGGCCGGGTTGACCGGCGCAGCGGCGCCAGCCTCGGCGCTGCCGCATTGCGCGATGCCGAACGGTTGCGGCCGGATTTGTTTTTCCTGGGCGGCTGCGGCATCGATGCCGAGGCCGGCGTCACTTGCTTCAATTATGAAGAAGCCGAATTCAAGCGCAGCCTGGCGGTCGCCAGCCGGGCGGTAGCGGTGGCCGTCACCAGCGAGAAGGTAGGCACCGCGGCGCCGTATTCGGTGCTCACTGCGGGGCATCTTACGCACCTGGTGGTCGAGCAGGATGCCGACTCTGAGCAACTGGCGGCATTCGCCAGCCATGGCGTGCAATTGCTACGCGCCGACGCCGAATAA
- a CDS encoding DM13 domain-containing protein: protein MKKIFAYIASHLLAVVIGFAAGIYMLPILTAGEGPTAAELKQAASQAQYKGEFKKDLPGSDFVHWAQGTVSIGDKQIAFEGSVAPGPDYKVYLTSEFVDNKQGFLDIKEQALRVGEVKTFDGFIVDLPPGVDLSRYNTIVIWCEAYSQFISAAKFR from the coding sequence ATGAAAAAAATCTTCGCCTACATCGCATCACATCTGCTAGCTGTCGTCATCGGCTTTGCCGCTGGCATTTATATGCTCCCTATCCTGACGGCGGGAGAAGGCCCGACCGCTGCGGAACTAAAGCAGGCGGCCAGCCAGGCCCAATACAAAGGGGAGTTCAAAAAGGATTTGCCGGGCAGCGATTTCGTGCACTGGGCGCAAGGCACGGTTTCCATCGGCGACAAGCAAATTGCCTTCGAAGGCAGTGTCGCTCCCGGTCCCGACTACAAGGTGTACCTGACGTCTGAATTCGTCGACAACAAGCAAGGCTTCCTCGACATCAAGGAGCAAGCGCTGCGGGTAGGTGAAGTAAAAACCTTTGACGGCTTTATCGTCGATTTGCCGCCGGGCGTCGACCTGTCGCGCTACAACACCATTGTTATCTGGTGCGAGGCTTATTCTCAATTCATCAGTGCGGCGAAATTTCGCTGA
- a CDS encoding sulfate ABC transporter substrate-binding protein encodes MLKKIVRSVIAIALVAQSAQIVHAADFSLLNVSYDPTRELYQDYNKAFAKYWKEKSGDNVTIKASHGGSGKQGRSVIDGLEADVVTLALAYDIDEISEKAKLLPADWQKRLPHNSTPYTSTIVLLVRKGNPKGIKDWDDLVKPGVSVVVANPKTSGGARWAYLAAYGYALKKNNNDDAKARDFITKLYKNVPVLDSGARGSTVTFAERGVGDVLLSWENEAYLVEAEFGKGKFDTVFPSLSILAEPPVAVVDKVVDKRGTRKIAQAYLEYLYSPEGQEIAARNYYRPTDPKVAAKYASKFPKLSLFTIDDTFGGWTKAQKTHFSDGGVFDKIYQPGAK; translated from the coding sequence ATGTTGAAGAAAATCGTTCGTTCGGTGATTGCCATTGCCTTGGTCGCGCAGAGTGCGCAGATCGTTCATGCGGCGGATTTTTCGCTGCTCAATGTTTCTTATGATCCGACACGTGAGCTGTATCAGGACTACAACAAGGCGTTTGCCAAATACTGGAAAGAAAAGAGCGGCGACAACGTCACGATCAAGGCATCGCATGGCGGTTCCGGCAAGCAGGGGCGTTCGGTGATCGACGGCCTGGAAGCCGATGTGGTGACCTTGGCGCTGGCTTACGACATTGACGAGATTTCGGAAAAGGCCAAGCTGCTTCCCGCCGATTGGCAAAAGCGCCTGCCGCATAACAGCACGCCATATACCTCGACCATCGTGCTGCTGGTGCGCAAGGGCAATCCGAAGGGCATCAAGGACTGGGACGACCTGGTCAAGCCGGGCGTATCGGTGGTGGTGGCCAATCCAAAGACTTCCGGCGGCGCACGCTGGGCTTACCTGGCAGCTTACGGCTATGCGTTGAAGAAGAATAATAACGATGATGCCAAGGCGCGCGATTTCATCACCAAGTTGTACAAAAATGTGCCGGTGCTGGATTCCGGCGCGCGCGGTTCGACCGTGACGTTCGCTGAACGCGGCGTTGGCGACGTGTTGCTGTCGTGGGAAAACGAGGCGTACCTGGTGGAAGCGGAATTTGGCAAAGGCAAGTTCGATACCGTGTTTCCGTCGCTGAGCATCCTGGCTGAACCGCCGGTTGCCGTGGTCGACAAGGTGGTCGACAAACGTGGAACGCGCAAGATTGCGCAAGCCTACCTGGAATACCTGTACTCGCCTGAAGGCCAGGAAATCGCGGCGCGCAATTACTACCGCCCTACCGATCCTAAGGTCGCAGCCAAGTATGCGTCGAAGTTTCCAAAGCTGAGTCTGTTCACCATTGACGACACATTCGGCGGCTGGACCAAGGCCCAGAAAACGCACTTCAGCGATGGCGGCGTATTCGACAAGATTTACCAGCCGGGCGCGAAATAA
- the ssuE gene encoding NADPH-dependent FMN reductase yields MTILLLAGSPSAPSRSTRVLHHVGEKLALLGHRYSKLDVRDLPGDALLRADFKHPEIQAALSQVAEATAVVVATPVYKAAYSGVLKAFLDLLPQFGLTDKLVLPLATGGSQSHMLALDYALRPVLSSLAAKHVLPSIYATEAQVMWSEQDGLSLDENIVQRINEGVQQLSDSLQALNKIASNAFHPIPFSQVRCSV; encoded by the coding sequence ATGACTATTTTGCTGTTGGCCGGCAGTCCGTCGGCGCCATCCCGTTCTACCCGGGTATTGCATCATGTAGGTGAAAAGCTGGCGCTGCTGGGCCATCGATACAGCAAACTGGATGTACGCGATTTGCCGGGCGATGCGTTGTTGCGGGCGGATTTCAAGCACCCTGAGATTCAGGCAGCATTGTCGCAAGTTGCAGAAGCCACTGCGGTAGTGGTGGCGACGCCAGTCTACAAGGCAGCGTACAGCGGCGTGCTGAAGGCCTTCCTGGATTTGTTGCCGCAATTTGGATTGACCGACAAGTTGGTGTTGCCGCTGGCGACCGGTGGCAGCCAGTCGCATATGCTGGCGCTGGATTATGCGTTGCGGCCGGTGTTGTCCTCGCTCGCCGCTAAACATGTGTTGCCGAGCATTTATGCCACAGAGGCGCAGGTAATGTGGTCGGAGCAAGACGGCCTGAGTCTTGATGAAAATATTGTCCAGCGCATCAATGAAGGTGTGCAGCAGCTGTCGGATAGTTTGCAGGCGTTGAACAAGATAGCCAGCAATGCATTCCATCCGATTCCGTTTTCGCAAGTGCGATGTAGCGTGTAA
- a CDS encoding sulfonate ABC transporter substrate-binding protein has product MTDSTRNKHTRRHVLALLSAVIAGAFVVGAPRLAQAQDKQVLRIGYQKAASTLVLLKAHGTLEKRLAAQGIEVKWAEFAAGPQLLEALNVGSVDFGYVGEAPPIVAQAAGADFVYSAYEISTPEAESILVPKNSPIKTLNELKGKKIAFNKGSDVHWLVISLLKKGGVGYGEFRPIYLAPADARAAFERGAVDGWAIWDPFQSAAVKQIDARVLASGTGVVSHHQFFLSARKYAEKNQAVINTILEEVGKEGQWIRANYKEAAAQLAPIQGLDADVIEIGLRHYAHVYKPIDSKVLDEQQRIADTFYELKLIPKKISTHDAVLANKT; this is encoded by the coding sequence ATGACCGATTCGACCAGAAACAAACATACACGCCGCCATGTACTGGCACTGCTGTCGGCTGTGATCGCCGGCGCGTTCGTCGTCGGCGCGCCGCGGCTGGCGCAGGCGCAGGACAAGCAGGTGCTGCGTATCGGCTATCAGAAAGCGGCCAGCACACTGGTGCTGCTGAAAGCGCACGGCACATTGGAAAAGCGGCTGGCGGCGCAAGGCATTGAGGTCAAGTGGGCCGAGTTTGCGGCAGGGCCGCAATTGCTGGAAGCGCTGAATGTCGGATCGGTTGATTTCGGTTATGTCGGTGAAGCGCCGCCGATTGTGGCGCAAGCTGCCGGCGCAGATTTTGTCTACAGCGCCTATGAAATCTCGACACCGGAAGCGGAAAGCATCCTGGTGCCGAAGAATTCGCCGATCAAGACGTTGAACGAGCTGAAGGGCAAGAAGATCGCCTTCAACAAAGGCTCCGATGTGCACTGGCTGGTGATCAGCCTGCTGAAGAAAGGTGGCGTCGGCTATGGTGAATTCCGGCCGATTTACCTGGCGCCGGCCGATGCGCGTGCGGCGTTCGAGCGTGGCGCGGTCGATGGTTGGGCGATCTGGGACCCGTTCCAGAGCGCCGCCGTCAAACAGATCGATGCCCGTGTACTGGCTAGCGGCACGGGCGTGGTTAGCCATCATCAATTTTTCTTGAGCGCGCGCAAGTACGCTGAAAAGAATCAGGCGGTGATCAATACGATCCTGGAAGAAGTCGGCAAGGAAGGCCAATGGATCCGCGCCAATTACAAGGAAGCCGCTGCGCAGTTGGCGCCGATCCAGGGACTAGATGCGGACGTGATCGAAATCGGCCTCAGGCATTACGCCCATGTCTACAAGCCGATTGACAGCAAGGTGCTGGACGAGCAGCAAAGGATCGCCGATACCTTCTATGAATTGAAGTTGATTCCAAAGAAGATCTCGACGCATGACGCCGTATTGGCGAATAAAACCTGA
- the ssuC gene encoding aliphatic sulfonate ABC transporter permease SsuC, whose protein sequence is MSAISSTITSAASATRPSQARSKEKGRAARIWKERLLPWLLPVLLILGWEFAAKVGWLSSRILPEPWAVARAAWSLAVSGELWTHVRISAWRAISGFAVGGGLGLLLGLLTGTFKQAETLLDTSIQMIRNIPALALIPLVILWFGIDESSKLFLVSIGVFFPVYLNTFHGIRSVDKGLIEMAKSYGLSGWPLYRDVILPGALPSILVGVRFALGLVWVLLIVAETISAQAGIGYMTMNAREFLQTDVVLVGILLYALLGKLADMLARGLERYWLRWHPGFQ, encoded by the coding sequence ATGAGCGCAATCAGTAGCACCATCACATCGGCAGCTTCAGCAACGCGGCCATCGCAAGCCCGCTCCAAGGAAAAAGGGCGAGCCGCCCGGATCTGGAAGGAAAGGCTGCTGCCATGGCTGCTGCCGGTGTTGCTGATCCTGGGCTGGGAATTCGCCGCCAAGGTTGGCTGGCTGTCGAGCCGCATCTTGCCGGAGCCATGGGCAGTGGCGCGTGCGGCCTGGTCATTGGCGGTGTCGGGCGAGTTGTGGACACATGTGCGCATCAGCGCCTGGCGCGCGATCTCCGGTTTTGCCGTTGGCGGCGGTCTTGGATTATTGCTGGGTTTGCTGACCGGGACCTTCAAGCAGGCCGAGACCTTGCTCGACACCAGCATCCAGATGATCCGCAATATTCCGGCGCTGGCACTGATTCCACTGGTGATCCTGTGGTTCGGCATCGACGAATCGTCGAAGCTGTTCCTGGTATCGATAGGGGTATTTTTCCCGGTCTACCTGAATACCTTTCATGGTATCCGATCAGTCGATAAAGGGTTGATCGAAATGGCCAAGAGCTACGGTTTGTCGGGCTGGCCGCTATATCGCGACGTCATCCTGCCGGGTGCGTTGCCGTCGATCCTGGTCGGCGTGCGCTTTGCGTTGGGGCTGGTGTGGGTGCTGTTGATCGTGGCCGAAACCATCTCGGCGCAGGCCGGGATCGGCTACATGACGATGAACGCCCGTGAATTCCTGCAGACCGATGTGGTGCTGGTTGGCATCCTGCTGTATGCGCTGCTGGGCAAGCTGGCCGACATGCTGGCGCGCGGGCTGGAGCGCTATTGGCTGCGCTGGCATCCTGGCTTTCAGTAA
- a CDS encoding ATP-binding cassette domain-containing protein → MSVRAVSKSYADREVLKTLNVEIGAGEFVAIVGRSGCGKSTLLRLIAGLEQQSAGRIDFDGAADCAACVSPAKQPEIRIMFQDSRLLPWKRVLANVGLGLPRTSQASAKALAQVGLEQRANEWPAVLSGGQRQRVALARALVHDPELLLLDEPLGALDALTRIEMQQLIESLWKARGFTAVLVTHDVQEAIALADRVLLIEDGEITLDERVDLPRPRARGNLAFAQLEERILARVLKHPAPQPDATLGDLSLQRTYSQVGWAV, encoded by the coding sequence ATCAGCGTGCGCGCAGTCTCGAAATCGTATGCCGATCGGGAGGTGCTGAAGACGCTCAATGTTGAGATTGGCGCCGGTGAATTCGTGGCCATCGTCGGTCGCAGCGGTTGCGGCAAGAGCACCTTGCTGCGCCTGATCGCCGGGTTGGAGCAGCAAAGCGCGGGGCGCATCGATTTCGACGGCGCTGCCGATTGCGCGGCGTGCGTCAGTCCTGCCAAGCAGCCGGAAATTCGCATCATGTTTCAGGATTCGCGCCTGCTGCCGTGGAAGCGCGTGCTGGCCAACGTCGGCCTCGGATTGCCGCGTACCTCGCAGGCTTCGGCCAAGGCACTGGCCCAGGTCGGCCTGGAGCAGCGCGCTAACGAATGGCCGGCAGTGTTGTCGGGCGGCCAGCGGCAACGCGTGGCGTTGGCGCGGGCGCTGGTCCACGATCCGGAATTGTTGTTGCTGGATGAACCGCTTGGCGCGTTGGATGCACTGACTCGCATTGAGATGCAGCAACTGATCGAATCGTTGTGGAAAGCGCGCGGCTTTACTGCAGTGCTGGTGACGCACGACGTGCAAGAGGCGATTGCGCTGGCGGACCGGGTGTTGCTGATCGAGGACGGTGAGATCACGCTCGACGAACGGGTTGATCTGCCGCGTCCCAGGGCGAGGGGCAACCTGGCGTTCGCGCAGCTGGAAGAACGGATTTTGGCGCGCGTGCTGAAACACCCGGCGCCGCAGCCGGATGCGACCCTCGGCGATCTGTCGCTGCAACGCACGTACAGCCAGGTCGGTTGGGCTGTTTGA
- a CDS encoding TOBE domain-containing protein translates to MSIQAINVRNQFRGKIQSITEDEVLSALDIETPSGIVSSVITTRSVRDLGLVVGSEVVALVKATEVSIAKL, encoded by the coding sequence ATGAGCATCCAGGCAATTAATGTCCGCAACCAGTTCCGCGGCAAGATCCAGAGCATTACCGAGGATGAAGTGTTGTCCGCGCTGGATATCGAAACTCCTTCCGGCATCGTGTCGTCGGTGATCACTACCCGTTCGGTGCGCGACCTGGGATTGGTGGTTGGTTCCGAAGTGGTGGCGCTGGTGAAGGCGACTGAAGTCTCAATCGCCAAGCTTTAA
- a CDS encoding TOBE domain-containing protein produces the protein MTIQAINVRNQFKGKIKAIIEGTVVSEVDVETPAGIVTSVITTRSVKDLGLVIGTEVVALVKATEVSIAKI, from the coding sequence ATGACTATCCAAGCTATCAACGTACGTAATCAATTCAAGGGCAAGATCAAGGCGATCATCGAAGGCACTGTGGTGTCGGAAGTCGATGTTGAAACGCCTGCCGGCATCGTCACTTCGGTGATCACCACGCGTTCCGTGAAGGATCTGGGTCTGGTGATCGGCACTGAAGTGGTGGCGCTGGTCAAGGCGACTGAAGTGTCGATCGCCAAGATCTGA